A genomic region of Raphanus sativus cultivar WK10039 chromosome 6, ASM80110v3, whole genome shotgun sequence contains the following coding sequences:
- the LOC108809618 gene encoding gamma-glutamyl peptidase 4, producing MDQMVEQKKYLLFLGVPDSEFVKKTYGGYHNVFVSLLGDEGEQWDSYRVVDGEFPDEKDLEKYDGFVISGSSHDAFRDTDWILKLCDIIKKLDEMKKKVLGVCFGHQIIARVKGGKVGRARKGPELCLGNITILKDAVAPENYFGEEVPTSLRIIKSHQDEVLELPESAKLLAYSSMYEVEMYSIEDNFLCIQGHPEYNRDILIDILDRVLAGGHITEDFVATSKATLENNEADRKFWQKICKNFLKGQASFLV from the exons ATGGATCAAATGGTTGAACAGAAGAAGTACTTATTGTTTCTGGGGGTGCCTGATTCGGAGTTTGTCAAGAAAACGTACGGAGGATACCATAACGTGTTTGTTTCTTTGCTTGGCGATGAAGGAGAGCAATGGGATTCCTACAGAGTCGTGGACGGCGAGTTTCCCGACGAGAAGGATCTCGAGAAGTACGATGGGTTCGTCATCAGTGGAAGCTCTCATGATGCGTTTCGGGACACTGACTGGATCTTGAAGCTTTGTGATATTATCAAGAAACTCgatgagatgaagaagaaagtttTAGGTGTATGCTTTGGCCACCAG ATAATAGCTAGAGTGAAGGGAGGGAAGGTAGGGAGAGCAAGGAAAGGACCGGAGCTTTGCCTCGGGAACATAACCATCCTGAAGGACGCAGTGGCTCCCGAAAACTACTTCGGTGAGGAAGTTCCGACGAGTCTGAGGATCATAAAATCCCATCAGGACGAGGTTTTGGAGCTGCCTGAAAGTGCAAAACTACTTGCATATTCAAGCATGTACGAGGTAGAAATGTATTCAATCGAAGATAACTTCCTCTGTATTCAAGGACATCCTGAGTATAACCGTGACATTTTGATCGATATCCTCGATCGTGTTCTAGCTGGAGGCCATATTACG GAAGACTTTGTGGCAACGTCAAAGGCAACACTGGAGAATAATGAAGCAGACAGGAAGTTTTGGCAGAAGATTTGCAAAAACTTCCTCAAAGGTCAAGCCTCCTTTTTGGTTTAA